A genomic window from Streptomyces sp. NBC_01429 includes:
- a CDS encoding fatty acid desaturase produces MLIPLMIIVAGIVLRQVDRWWFSPARGDDPPGSLHTVMAAQRRRANDVTPVLLLAGHWLEVAGWWVLAVRTGPVGWVAVTVAVAVKFRHLQEVSHFAVHGVLTRSAKAGTAWTEATVHAPLGFVPVPVRREKHVRQHHPNATVAGVDPNLAELHRAGLLPGARPFRFALAVVHPLTPTGLAHTCRTLATTLRPRRGSWWRLLAFAAVPVAAGLLVGWPAALFGFLLPRLLLYPQLAWMSLLVEHRWFDAEPAAGSPAAIEAARCLRLYPRSPVLALLARGTWLPNGDLFHYAHSVHPAVRWNYLPALERSIGNPEYTPQALLLGRSAVIIRHHRALGGRRHEDGGRAPTKSSPARPRARSLSGPERLR; encoded by the coding sequence ATGCTCATCCCCTTAATGATCATTGTGGCCGGGATCGTCCTGCGGCAGGTCGACCGGTGGTGGTTCAGCCCCGCCCGAGGTGATGATCCCCCGGGATCGCTGCATACGGTCATGGCGGCGCAGCGCCGACGGGCCAATGACGTCACGCCTGTGCTGCTGCTGGCGGGGCACTGGCTGGAAGTGGCGGGCTGGTGGGTGCTGGCGGTCCGTACGGGGCCGGTGGGCTGGGTCGCGGTCACGGTGGCGGTCGCGGTGAAATTTCGGCATCTCCAAGAGGTCAGCCACTTCGCGGTCCACGGGGTGCTCACGCGGAGCGCCAAGGCGGGCACCGCGTGGACCGAGGCGACCGTCCACGCTCCGCTCGGCTTCGTGCCGGTGCCCGTGCGGCGCGAGAAGCACGTACGTCAGCACCACCCCAACGCCACAGTCGCCGGAGTCGATCCCAACCTGGCGGAGTTGCACCGCGCCGGTCTGCTCCCCGGGGCACGTCCTTTTCGGTTCGCCCTGGCCGTGGTACATCCTCTGACGCCCACGGGCCTCGCGCACACATGCCGAACCCTGGCCACCACGTTGCGGCCACGGAGGGGCTCGTGGTGGCGACTGCTCGCCTTCGCAGCGGTTCCGGTCGCGGCGGGCCTCCTCGTCGGCTGGCCCGCCGCGCTCTTCGGCTTCCTGCTGCCACGGCTCCTGCTCTATCCGCAACTGGCGTGGATGAGCCTGCTGGTGGAGCACCGCTGGTTCGACGCCGAGCCCGCCGCCGGAAGCCCGGCGGCCATCGAGGCCGCCCGCTGCCTGCGCCTCTACCCCCGGAGCCCGGTCCTGGCGCTGCTGGCCCGGGGGACATGGCTTCCGAACGGGGATCTGTTCCACTACGCCCACTCCGTCCATCCGGCGGTGCGCTGGAACTACCTCCCCGCTCTGGAACGGAGCATCGGGAATCCCGAGTACACGCCGCAGGCGTTGCTGCTGGGGCGGTCCGCAGTGATCATTCGCCATCACCGGGCACTCGGCGGGAGGCGTCATGAGGACGGGGGTCGCGCGCCTACGAAGTCGTCGCCCGCGCGGCCGCGTGCGCGTTCTCTGAGCGGACCGGAACGGCTGCGGTAA
- a CDS encoding serine hydrolase domain-containing protein, whose protein sequence is MGTRTQSTRRRSLSAAVALTLATAITATAAVTASASPAHPVDTSPGTARQSQVKQLAELAQEAADTGSLGTIVRVDRGHGPVVEIARQAAWTRADHVLRTNDQFRVASNTKTVTATLVLQLVAEGRIRLADPVEKWLPGLVPGGQGITVEMLLNHTSGLDDFVLVPEFLPSLLGLEQRAWAPEQLLALAETRGAPGEEWFYSNANYVALGLVLEKATGQPLADLMEQRVIRPLGMKDTYLSTDASWRTGRGHVTGYEPDAEHLAPLLPPGAPEGLGPAGPARGDHVDVTGIDPSWAGASGGMVSTAQDWDRFLTALMSGKLLPPAQMKQMRTTVAQDAADPKGDRYGLGLMEVRTPCGTVWGHTGGLPGYGSEIYTDRTGSRSVTVLTSTNLGVRLPAAAPANKALADAAVCTMLGKPLPTTKTATATH, encoded by the coding sequence ATGGGTACACGCACGCAGTCGACGCGCCGCAGGAGTCTGTCGGCGGCGGTGGCGCTGACACTGGCCACCGCCATCACCGCGACGGCGGCGGTCACGGCCTCCGCGAGCCCGGCCCACCCGGTGGACACCAGCCCCGGCACGGCACGGCAGTCGCAGGTGAAGCAGCTCGCCGAGCTGGCGCAGGAGGCCGCGGACACCGGTTCACTGGGGACGATCGTGCGGGTCGACCGGGGCCACGGACCGGTCGTGGAGATCGCCCGGCAGGCGGCCTGGACCAGGGCCGACCACGTCCTCAGGACGAACGACCAGTTCCGGGTCGCCTCCAACACCAAGACCGTGACGGCCACCCTGGTCCTGCAACTGGTCGCCGAGGGGAGGATCCGCCTTGCCGACCCGGTCGAGAAGTGGCTGCCCGGCCTGGTTCCGGGCGGACAGGGGATCACCGTCGAGATGCTCCTGAACCACACCAGCGGCCTGGACGACTTCGTATTGGTGCCCGAGTTCCTGCCCTCCCTCCTCGGACTGGAACAGCGCGCATGGGCCCCCGAGCAGCTGCTGGCCCTGGCCGAGACCCGCGGCGCGCCGGGCGAGGAGTGGTTCTACAGCAACGCCAACTACGTGGCGCTCGGTCTGGTACTGGAGAAGGCCACCGGGCAGCCGCTGGCCGACCTGATGGAACAGCGCGTCATCCGGCCGCTCGGCATGAAGGACACCTACCTGTCCACCGACGCGAGCTGGCGCACCGGCCGGGGCCATGTCACCGGTTACGAGCCTGATGCCGAGCACCTCGCCCCGCTCCTGCCGCCCGGCGCACCCGAGGGCCTCGGCCCCGCGGGCCCGGCGCGCGGTGACCACGTCGATGTCACGGGGATCGACCCGAGCTGGGCCGGGGCCTCCGGCGGCATGGTCTCCACCGCCCAGGACTGGGACCGCTTCCTGACCGCCCTGATGTCGGGCAAGCTGCTGCCTCCGGCCCAGATGAAGCAGATGCGCACCACCGTCGCGCAGGACGCCGCCGACCCGAAGGGCGACCGCTACGGGCTGGGCCTGATGGAGGTCCGCACCCCCTGCGGAACGGTATGGGGCCACACCGGCGGCCTGCCCGGCTACGGCAGCGAGATCTACACCGACCGCACAGGCAGCCGCAGCGTCACGGTCCTGACCTCCACCAACCTGGGCGTCAGGCTGCCCGCCGCCGCCCCCGCGAACAAGGCCCTGGCCGACGCGGCGGTCTGCACGATGCTGGGCAAGCCCCTCCCCACCACCAAAACCGCCACCGCCACACACTGA
- a CDS encoding RlpA-like double-psi beta-barrel domain-containing protein → MSRTSRASAMSRIPTALLAGASTALALGTLGATATSATAAPDTARIAGQATWYNTGLGACGWNNNDGELVVAVSPGVYGTYPNPNNSPVCGRQLQVNGPLGSVTVTVVDRCAGCATNDVDLSPAAFSRIGDLNAGRINVSWDWL, encoded by the coding sequence ATGTCCCGCACCTCGCGCGCTTCCGCCATGTCCCGCATCCCCACGGCCCTGCTGGCCGGAGCCTCGACCGCCCTGGCCCTGGGCACCCTCGGCGCCACCGCGACCTCCGCCACCGCCGCGCCGGACACGGCGCGGATCGCCGGCCAGGCGACCTGGTACAACACCGGCCTCGGCGCCTGCGGCTGGAACAACAACGACGGCGAGCTGGTGGTCGCCGTCTCGCCCGGCGTGTACGGCACGTACCCCAACCCCAACAACTCCCCCGTCTGCGGACGGCAGCTACAGGTCAACGGCCCACTCGGCTCGGTGACGGTCACGGTCGTGGACCGCTGCGCGGGCTGCGCCACGAACGACGTGGACCTCAGCCCGGCCGCGTTCTCCCGCATAGGCGACCTCAACGCGGGCCGGATCAACGTCAGCTGGGACTGGCTCTGA